Genomic segment of Novipirellula artificiosorum:
TCGCGCAATGCGATGCCGACCGATTTCTCTCGAATCATCGGGCTGATTGAAGATGGCACCATCAACACCGATCCCTGGGTCACACACCGAACCGGATTTGATGCCGTCCTCGACGATTTCGACGCATTCACTCGCCCAGAATCGGGCGTGATCAAGGCGATCATCGAAGTCACTTAGCATCGCGAGATCAATAACCAACGTAGTGGACGAGGCCACGAGTCCTGCAACACGGGACTCGTAGCCTCGTCCACGACCCAAGTCGTCACTTGTTGTTCACGCGATGCTTAGGGCTGCCTTTTGGCGATCAATTGATCAAGTTCGTGCTTGAGCTTGGGCAAAATTTCGTCATAGCCGAAGGCACCAAGCGCTTCGGTACCTCGCTTCAGATTGACTTTTGCGGGACCGCACCACAACCCGAGGTCGGCATCATCCGTTTCGCCAGGACCGTTGACGCGACATCCCATCACAGCGATGGTGATCGCATACGCTTGGGCATAGGCGGTCATCTCTTTGACGCTCGCCGCCAATTCGATGAACGCCTCGTTCTCGACTCGCGAACAGCTTGGACAACTGATGATGTTCAATTGGGTATCGTCAAAGACGACCACCGAGCGGACTCGCCCATCGTAAATATCGCGAACGATCGATAGCCCCGCATCGATTTCTTCGGGTTTGCGATCGTTCGGCAGCGTCAACGAAACCCGCACGGTATCCCCGATCCCTTTACCAATCAGTTGTTCAAAGGCGATGCGAGTCTTGACGATGCCGTCCGGCGGCATGCCAGCTTCGGTCACCCCCAGGTGCAGCGGCACGTCGGGACGCATCTCGGCAAACCGTCGATTCACCTCAATCACCTGTCGCGGGTCACTATCCTTTAGCGACACGACATAGCGGTCGAATCCCATCGAGTCAATAAACTCACAGTGCTCGATCGCGCTGCGGATCATGGGGGTGATGGAATCCGTTGGGTCCCCGGCCTCTTTTTTTGCAGGATCGACACTGCCACAATTCACACCAATTCGAATCGCACAATCGTGCTCGATCGCTTGCTCGACCAGGAAGCGAACTTTGTCTTGCCACGGCTTTTCTCGCTGATGATGGTAAAGGTGGCCAGGGTTGTATCGAATTTTATCGACGAACGGCGCGACCTTTTCCGCCAAGCGAAAATTCTCTTGCAAATCCACCGCCAAGTTTGCGGTGGTTTGTTTGCGGATCTCGGCAAGGGCCTCCGCATCCTTGTCACTATCGACCGCGATCCGCACGACGCCAGCGCCTCGTTCACGCAGGGCTTCTGCTTGTGCGACCGTGGCGTCAATGTTTTGCGTCTTGGTCGCGGTCATGCTCTGTACGGCGATCGGATGCCCAGCGCCGATGCAGATCGAACCGATCGGGACGGCGCGCGTAGGATTGCGTTGAATGGTCATGAAGCGGAATCGAATTCAGTGTGAGACTCAGTGTCAGGATCAACTCGTTTGGGCCGCCAAAGATAGCGTTGAAACGTCACGCTGTCAGGATGACCTGTGGGGGGCTACGTCAGAATCTGGCGGACGATCCGACTTTCCTCGACGCCCGTTAACTTTTGGTCGAGTCCCTGGAACGGATACGTGAACCGTTGGTGATCGATTCCCATCAAATGCAAGATGGTCGCGTTCAAATCCCGAATGTGAACCGGATCCTTGACAATATTGTAACTGAATTCATCCGTTTCTCCGTGAACGACGCCTCCCTTGACTCCGCCGCCCGCCAGCCAAACCGTGAAGCACTTGGGATGATGGTCGCGTCCATAGTCCGTTTTCGTCAATTTGCCCTGACAATAGACCGTTCGACCGAACTCACCTCCCCAAACCACCAGCGTATCATCAAGCATGCCTCGTTGTCGCAAATCGCTCAGCAAAGCGGACGATGGCTGATCCACATCACGACATTGGTTCGGCAAGTCCTTTGGCAGCGTTCCGTGCTGGTCCCATCCACGATGGAAGATTTGAGTGAATCGCACACCACGTTCCGCCATCCTCCGCGCCATCAAACAACAATTGGCAAACGTCCCTGGAACCGTCACGTCGGGACCATACATCTCGAGAATGTGTTTGGGTTCATCGCTGATATTCGTAAGTTCAGGGACACTCGTTTGCATTCGGAACGCCATCTCATATTGGGCAATACGAGCGTTGGTTTCGGGGTCGCCGAGACGTTCCGCTGTGGCTAGGTTCAACTCAGCCAAACTATCGAGCATCCGACGGCGGACCGAACGATCGATCCCGTCTGGATTTGACAGGTACAACACGGGATCGCCGGCGCTGCGAAGTGCGACGCCTTGATATTTGCTCGGCAAGAACCCGCTGCCCCACAATCGGTTGTAGAGCGCCTGTGCCTCTTTACGTCCCGTCCAGGAGGCGGTCATCACGATAAATGCGGGTAAGTTCTCGTTCTCGCTACCGAGCCCATAGTTCAACCATGCCCCCAAACTCGCCTTTCCCGGAAGCTGGTTCCCTGTGCAAATGTACGTGATCGCTGGATCATGATTGATCGCTTCGGTGTACATCGATTTGACCAAGGCGATCTCATCGACCTTCTTCGCCATGAACGGAACCAATTCACTGGCCATCGTTCCTGCTTCACCATGAGGCGAGAAGGAATAGATACTTGGCGCGATGGGAAACCGCGACTGTCCACTCGTCATGGTCGTCAATCGCTGGCCCATACGAATCGATTCGGGCAAATCCTTGTCGAACCAATCTTCCATGGCCGGTTTGTGGTCCCACATGTCCATCTGGCTGGGCGCCCCCGACATGAACAGATAGATCGCACGGTTTGCCTTGGGGGGGTGATGCGGCAATCCAGGCAATCCACGCACCGCAGATGCACCAACCGATTGATCCAACGATGCGAGCGCGGCGGCCCCCATGCCGGCCGACGTCCGCGAAAAAAAGGCACGGCGAGTCAATTGTTGACGAAGGGTTTGCAGAGAGTCAAATGGGAGAGTCATTGTATTCTTCGAATCAAGTTACTTGTTCACGACTTCGTCGAGGTTCAAGAGGGTGCTGCATAGAAGGGTCCATGCTGCGGAATCGGCTGAAGAGTCGCCGGTCAATTTCGCGGCCTGTTCGGGATGCTGTGTATAGTGAACGGTCAAATCATGAAGGAGCCCCACGAGCTCTTCAAGTTCCTTTGACTGTGGCGGGCGAACCGTAACGGTTTCGAATACCCAAGCCACTTGGTCCTGGGGTGTCTTCAAGTGCTCTTGCTCGAACACACGACCCGCCAGGGCTCGTGCCGCTTCAAGGTATTGCGTTTCGTTCATCAACAGCAGTGCTTGCAGCGGCGTGTTGGTTCGTTCACGCCGAGCAGCACACGACTCACGACTCGGAGCATCAAACGTGGTCATCTGGGGGGGCGGACTCGTGCGTTTCCAAAAAATGTAGACGCTACGTCGGTACACCTTGTCACCGCTGTCGGCCGAGAACGTTGCGGTATCGCTGCGTGTGTAACCCACCGCTTGCCAGAGCCCCGACGGTTGGGGTGGCTTGACACTCGGGCCACCGATGTCGTCGACAAGCAATCCCGAAATCGCCAACGCTTGATCTCGTAGCATCTCGGCATCGAGTCGAAAGCGAGGACCTCGCGCGAGAAAGCGGTTTTCCGGGTCGAGTTCCTGCGCCCGCGGATGAATCCTTGCCGACCTGCGGTAGGGCGCACTCATCACAATCGCTTTGGTCAGGCGTTTCAGATCCCAACCGTTTTCGCGAAAATCAACGGCCAACCAATCCAGCAATTCGGGATGGCTTGGCGGTTGGCCTTGGCTTCCAAAGTCTTCACTCGTCTTGACCAATCCGATACCAAAAAATTGTTGCCAGACTCGATTCGCTGCCACTCGCGATGTGAGCGGATGGGAATCGGACGTCAACCATTTGGCTAAGCCCAGTCGATTGTTTGGCAACGCGTCGTCCATGGGGGGAAGGAAACCGGGAGTCCGTCGCTCGACCGCTTCGCCAGGAGAATCGTATTGACCGCGAAGCAAGAGGTGTGCTTGTCGTGGTTTTTTGAGTTCCTTCCAAATCAACGTGGTCGCAATCGAACTGCGAATCTGCTCGATTCGTTTCAGTAATCCCGATTCGAGCTTTCCGAGCAACAACCAATCGGGATGTGTGCAAACAACGCTTCGGAAATACTTGCGAAGTGAGATCGTTTCTGCGTCGCTTCGGTCGGACGGGGGGATCCCCGCGAGTTGAGCGAGTTGTGGTCCTGTGTCGATTGCCGGAGAGCGGAAAGCAAAACAAAACATCGAAGGTTCCGCATGATTGACGACTTTGACGTACAAACGATTCTCACCTTTTTTGAGATTCAATTCGTATTCCTCCGACAGCGGTCGGATCGTTTTGGGACCTTGACGTCTTGCGACCTCTTTGTCGTTCAGATAAACGACGTGACCGTCGCTGGTGTCGATCAACAGAGTTACGTTTTGATCGGATGGGGCTGTTAACGGTTGATGGAGTACCATCACGCTCGCTCGGTCACTTACGGTGCCAAGCCGATGAACCGCCACGGTCGGTAAATCCTCACGGTGCTGCCACCCATAGTCCTGATCTTCAAATCGAAAGCTCTCGCTCGGATCGAACTTGGACTGCTCGGATGCGAAGGATTGGTCATACGCGAGATCGGTGTTGGCAACGGGAAAAGGTCCGACGCTGTGCATCGATCCCAAGACAATCCGTTGCGACTCGGGGACCGACGGCATGGTCGTTGCCAACGATAAACGGATCTTGCGAAATTGGTGTTTGGCATAAACCGACTGATACTTGAGTCGGATACGCAGTCTGGCATCCGGCGACTCCGTCAGCAGGGGGGCAAGGACAAACCAAGCGTTGCGCGGCCCGCTCGGCCCATGCCCGTGGACGGCCCAACCCTCTTGAGCCTTCACTTTTCCATCAATCGCATACTTCACGGCAAAGGAACCGTCCGATTGCTCAACATCCGCAACGGCATGTACGACCGGGACTTCCATCCAGCCCTCTTCCGCGTCGCTCTCATTCCACTCGACCACGATTTCCGAAAGGACGACGTTGCCATTGGATGACAGCCCCACTCGATCGTTTGGTTCCTCGACCAAGGCTTCAAGATGGAGGGTTTTCCAAGCCGAGTTTGCTGGTAGCTGCGCGATCAGGGTCGTCGTGTCTTTCGCAGCAGCCTCTCCGACCACCTCAACGGTTCCATCCTCGTGCGTCTTCATTTCCACACCGGCTTCGGACACCACGCTTGTCGGATGCAGGACAACCGAATTCTCCGCAGTTTGATCCGACAGCGAACGCTCCCAATCTCGCTGGGAAGCATCAACGGTTTCGATGGGACCTGCCATTTCGGTTCGCAAGGCGACGAGTTCCTTCTCGCACTCCGCAATCTCATCCAATTGCTGCTGCGTTGGAACCGGCATTGACGGCGGATGATCCTTGATATTCGCATCCATCGCTTTGCCGTCGAGGCTATTGAAATAGGCGGATAAGGAGTAGTAGTCTCGCATGGTCAACGGATCAAACTTATGGTCATGACAAACACTGCAACCCGTCGTCATCCCTAGAAAGATGGTTCCAAACGCGTCGGTTCGGTCGATCACGTTGCGTGCAAACACTTCGTCATAGATGGAGCCGCCTTCATTGGTGGTAACATTCAGCCGATTGAAACCGCTGGCGATCCGCTGAGCCTCGCTCGCATCGGGAAACAGATCCCCAGCCAATTGTTCGGTGAAAAACTGGTCGATGGGCATGTTCGCGTTCATCGCGTCAATGACCCAATCGCGATAAGGCCACATCTCGCGATAGTTGTCCAAATGCAACCCGTGCGTGTCACCATAGCGAACCAAGTCCAACCAGTACCTCCCCATGTGCTGGCCATAGTGCCGCGAGGCAAGTAGCGAATCAACCAGCCGCTCATACGCATCGTGGGACGCATCCGAAAGAAACGTATCCACTTGTTCGCGATTCGGCGGCAAGCCGGTAAGATCCAAACAGACTCGGCGGAGAAGCGACCGGTCGTCCGCAGCAGGATTGGCGACAAGTCCCATCTCCTCAATCGCTTGCTGGACAAAATGGTTGATCGCATCGGTTGGCGAATCGATCGGTACCGACGCAGGTGTTTGCTTCGTCGGCGCGACAAAGGCCCAGTGTTCCTGGTAAGCAGCACCGGCTGCGATCCACTGTCGAATCGCTTCGATTTGGTCAGCCGTTAACGGTTTGCCAAAATCGGCGGGTGGCATCAGCACGTCTTCGTCATCGCTGGTGATCCGAGCAAACATTTCGCTCGAATCGGCATCGCCGGAAACGACCATTGCCGCAACGTCGTCGGGCGAATCAAGCCGCAAGTCGGCCATCCGCTCTTCTTCGTCGGGACCGTGACACGCGAAGCAGTGGGCCGACAGGATCGGCCGAATATCGTGACTGAAACTGGGCGTTGCAGACATCGCCTCGCTCGAGATTGCCGAAACGAGCAGCAAACAGGTGATCCATCGGAAAACAGTCATGGCAGGACACAGGATGGCGGGTGAGGGGAAGGAGGCCCGTATTTGGGGGGATCCCGTATTTTGGGGGATAAGGTCCGTTTGTGAAATCCATTATAGCGTGGCGGCACAGCACGCTTGGACGGCAATGAGCGGTATTCGCACAGTTGACTGTACTCGATGCAATCCTTCGCGAACCCAGCAGAATCGCTGCCCAGCCCAAAAAGGGGAAAACGGGCGATGTTTTGAGGAAATTCCTGATAATCAACGCCCCGATTGATCTTGGCACGACCATTGCAGGTACTGTGCGGTGGCATGGCAATCCTTGCAAAACGGAGGGTAGGAGATGTTGGTTCTTAGTCGCAAGCAGGGCGAGTCGATCCATATTGGCGACGAGGTCGTGATTGTCGTCACCAAGATCGGTCGGAACCGCGTTCAAATCGGCATCGATGCTCCGCGAGAGACGGAGATTCGGCGGTCGGAGTTAGAGGGGGCAGCGAAGCAACCGGCTGGCCACTCGACGCTTCGAGCGGAATCCGCCTCGCGCCCGGCGTCGCCGGGGTGCCGGACACGCGCGGTTCGGAGGGAGTCGCCGGTCGCTCAGGACGGCCCAAGGGCGACGGTTGCTATGTCAAGATGTTCCACCACTTTTCAATCCGGGTAGCCCAAATCATGTTAGCCGAGTCCACAATCGCTGCGATCTCGTCGGTATCGTCGCAGCGACAGGCTTTGGTGCGTGCCGCGTTGTCGCGAACTTCGCACCAGGAGCTGTCGCAGATTGATGCCTCGATCGTCGGTGACGACGTTCTATTGCGGGGGCAGCTGTCAAGTTTCTATCTGAAGCAGGTCGCCCAAGAAGTTGTCCGCCAAACGGGTGTGGCAAAGAGGGTCCGTAATCAAATCGTGGTGCATCCGCGTTGAGGATGCACACAATTGGTTGTCACGAAATTCGATCGAGGTAAACTGGTGGCGAACTAACCGGTAAGCTCTGGCGTGAGTCGTTGCGCCAGCGTGCCGCGTTTCCCTCCTGCACTCGCGACATCGTTGTGAGCAGCAAGCCCTCCCACCTGTCGTGAGATCGTCACGGCTTCAAACCCTGCCAACATCATGACCGTGTCTTTCCTCTGCCGCTGCGCGGCTGTCTGTCTCTGCGTTGCTTTGAACTTCCCGTTGGTGACCTCGTGCCTCGCCGACCGCCCCCTACTGCGGATCGACTCTGCGTTGGATCCTTCCGTGCTGAAACCGCATGCGGTTGAGTTATCGGTCGAGCACCAACCCGACGGTTCGGTACTTCGGATGAGCGCAGGCCATGACTACCGGTGGCCTGGCATCACGATCACGTTGGAGGGAGACAACCGTAACTTGTCCAAGTACGGATTCGTGGCCGTCGATGTCCATAATGTTGGCCCCAAGAGTGTCGGTTTCGCGGTCAGAGTGGACAGTCTTGATGCCGACTTGGAATCCGATTCGCTGACGGAAAACCAAACGCTTGCCGCCGGAGAGACGCGAACGGTTCGTGCGGCGTTGAGACGCAAGATGCCCGATCATCTCAAGGGTCGGCTGATGGGGATGCGATCCAACCCCGAGGGGTTCAGTGAGGATCAAGGACTGGACACCGACGCGATCGACAAGATCTTGTTGTTTGTCACCAAGAAGGATCATGAGCAAACGGTTGAGATCTCAAGCGTTCGTGCCGAGGGTGATTCCAAGGTTGCCACGATTTGGCTGGATTCCAACGCAGATCCCTTTCCGATGATTGATCTTTTTGGCCAGTATGCTCACGCCGATTGGCCTGGCAAAACGCATTCGCTTGCAGAGCTCAAGCAGAACCTGATTCTTGAAGAGCAAGACATCGATGCAAACCCGTCTCCTGAACATTGGGACCTTTATGGCGGCTATGTCGCGGGTCCGGAGCTCAAGGCAACGGGGCATTTCCGCGTGCAGAAGTACGAGGGGAAGTGGTGGTTGGTTGATCCCGAGGGTCGCTTGTTCTGGTCCAATGGCATCGATTGCGTCGACACCAATTCCGCCCAAACGCCGATTACCGATCGAGAGTTCTACTTCTCGGATCTACCTCAGAGGGACTCACCCATGGGGGGGCTTTACGGTCGTGGAAACTGGGCACCGCATGGGTACTACAAAGACCGTGGCCGTTACGAGACATTTAACTTCACCGCAGCGAATTTGGTTCGCAAATACGGTGAAGACTGGCGAACCCTTTCGCGCGACTTGGCTCACCGTCGGCTTCGAAGTTGGGGACTCAACACCATTGCAAACTGGTCCGACGAGAACGTCTATCGAATGGAACGGACGCCTTACGTCGTGACATGCAATTCGGCGGGCCGGCGCATCGAAGGCAGCAGCGGGTACTGGGGAAAGTTCCCCGATCCCTTTGACTCCGAATTTGCAGAGTCGGTTCGGCGCAGCATGGAGTATTACCGCAACGCAGCAAACTCACCTTGGTGTATCGGCGTGTTTGTCGACAATGAATTGGCGTGGGGCGACGAATTGTCGCTTGCGAAAGCGGCCCTGCAATCTCCGTCGGACCAACCGGCCAAGCAAGCGTTTGTTGACGCATTGAAGTTAAAGTACGCTCGCATCGAAAACCTCAACGAAACCTGGGGAACCCCGTTTGCATCGTGGGCCGCGTTGTTGGAAGAACCGCTGAACGAACAGACGATGCCCGACGACGCGAAGGCGGGCGACGACTTGCGAGCGTTCTATTCGCAGATTGGAGAACAGTATTTTCGTGTTTGTCGACAAGCGGTCAAATCTGCTGCGCCGAACACCCTCTACCTTGGCTGTCGGTTCGCATGGGTCAACGATTTGGCGGTTCGGGCATCCGCCAAACATTGCGATGTGATCGGGTTCAATCGCTACGAGTATTCGGTTGCCGACTACCAATTGCCGGAGGGCGTGGATCGGCCAGCCATCATTGGTGAATTTCACTTTGGAGCACTCGACCGAGGGCTCTTTCACACGGGGCTGAAGCCGACGAAGAACCAACAAGCCAGAGCCGACGCTTACCGTGACTACCTTCGCGGTGCACTTCAGAACCCCATTTGGGTCGGAGCCCATTGGTTTCAGTATGGTGACCAAGCCGCTACGGGGCGCGGAGATGGTGAGAACTATCAGATTGGTTTTGTCGATGTTTGCGATACACCCTACCCGGAAACCATTCAAGCAGCGCGACAGATTGGCGACTCGATGTACCAACTACGCCTTGAGCCCGTTAAGATGAGTTCCCCGATCCCGGCGCCCTGACGCGAGTCTGTCCGGCGATCGACCCAAACGCTTGCGGTCTACTTTCCCTAACCATCCTTTTTCCCTCCCAGGCTGTTTTCAATGCAACGCACAATCACTGCGACACTGGTCGCGCTGACCCTTTCCTTACTCACCCACTCAGCTGAGGCTGAAACATTCGCTCCGACATGGGACTCGCTTTCGAAACATCAAGCGGCGCCCGAGTGGTTTCAGGACGCGAAGGTGGGAATCTACTTTCACTGGGGGGTCTACACCGTTCCGGCCTACCAATCGGAATGGTATCCCTTTTTTATGCACCGACCCGGCGATGTTTTCGACCATCACGTGAAGACCTACGGGCACCCGAGCAAGTTTGGCTATCACGATTTCGTCCCCCTGTTCACGGCCGAACATTTTGACCCCGAGGATTGGGCCGAATTGTTCCGACGAGCGGGGGCCAAATTTGCCGGCCCCGTTGCCGAGCATCATGATGGCTTTGCAATGTGGGACAGCGAAGCGACACCTTGGAATGCCAAAGATCGAGGCCCCAAGCGGGACGTCACCGGCGAATTGTTTCGTTCGCTTCGTACTCGCGACATGAAGACCATTGCAACGTTTCATCATGCTCGAAATTTGCAGCGTTACCCCGTTATGCCAGAACCCAAAGAGGGCGTAGATCGGCACTTTGGTTCGAAGAGCCATTATTTGAATGTGGAGGGCTACCCAACGTCATCCGAGGATCCTGAACTGCGGCGTTTGTATGGCAACATGCCAGAGGCCGAATGGCTTGACGAGATTTGGTTCGCAAAACTGAAAGAGGTGATCGACCAATACAATCCAGACATCATTTGGTTTGATAGCTGGTTGAACGAGATTCCGGAGCCCTATCGCCAAAAATTCGCGGCTTATTATTTGAACCATGCGGAGAAAGAAGGTCGCGAAGTCGTGATCGTTCGCAAACAGGATGACTTACCGCTCAGCTTCACGGTGAACGATCATGAAAAATCGCGCGAACCCAAAGCACTTCCTGAAACATGGATGACCGATGACACCATCAGCAAAGGGAGTTGGTGCTACACCAACAACCTCACCATCAAGGGAGCGCCGCAAGTGGTCCATTCGATGATCGATACGGTTTCGAAGAATGGGATCATGCTGCTGAACGTTTCCCCCAAATCGGACGGCTCGATTCCAGACGACCAACGAGCGGTCTTGGCGGAACTCGGAGACTGGCTCCGCGCCAATGGCGAGGCGATCTATGCGACGCGAATCTGGCAAACCTATGGCGAGGGACCAA
This window contains:
- a CDS encoding carbon storage regulator codes for the protein MLVLSRKQGESIHIGDEVVIVVTKIGRNRVQIGIDAPRETEIRRSELEGAAKQPAGHSTLRAESASRPASPGCRTRAVRRESPVAQDGPRATVAMSRCSTTFQSG
- a CDS encoding DUF1501 domain-containing protein, producing the protein MTLPFDSLQTLRQQLTRRAFFSRTSAGMGAAALASLDQSVGASAVRGLPGLPHHPPKANRAIYLFMSGAPSQMDMWDHKPAMEDWFDKDLPESIRMGQRLTTMTSGQSRFPIAPSIYSFSPHGEAGTMASELVPFMAKKVDEIALVKSMYTEAINHDPAITYICTGNQLPGKASLGAWLNYGLGSENENLPAFIVMTASWTGRKEAQALYNRLWGSGFLPSKYQGVALRSAGDPVLYLSNPDGIDRSVRRRMLDSLAELNLATAERLGDPETNARIAQYEMAFRMQTSVPELTNISDEPKHILEMYGPDVTVPGTFANCCLMARRMAERGVRFTQIFHRGWDQHGTLPKDLPNQCRDVDQPSSALLSDLRQRGMLDDTLVVWGGEFGRTVYCQGKLTKTDYGRDHHPKCFTVWLAGGGVKGGVVHGETDEFSYNIVKDPVHIRDLNATILHLMGIDHQRFTYPFQGLDQKLTGVEESRIVRQILT
- a CDS encoding beta-galactosidase, coding for MTVSFLCRCAAVCLCVALNFPLVTSCLADRPLLRIDSALDPSVLKPHAVELSVEHQPDGSVLRMSAGHDYRWPGITITLEGDNRNLSKYGFVAVDVHNVGPKSVGFAVRVDSLDADLESDSLTENQTLAAGETRTVRAALRRKMPDHLKGRLMGMRSNPEGFSEDQGLDTDAIDKILLFVTKKDHEQTVEISSVRAEGDSKVATIWLDSNADPFPMIDLFGQYAHADWPGKTHSLAELKQNLILEEQDIDANPSPEHWDLYGGYVAGPELKATGHFRVQKYEGKWWLVDPEGRLFWSNGIDCVDTNSAQTPITDREFYFSDLPQRDSPMGGLYGRGNWAPHGYYKDRGRYETFNFTAANLVRKYGEDWRTLSRDLAHRRLRSWGLNTIANWSDENVYRMERTPYVVTCNSAGRRIEGSSGYWGKFPDPFDSEFAESVRRSMEYYRNAANSPWCIGVFVDNELAWGDELSLAKAALQSPSDQPAKQAFVDALKLKYARIENLNETWGTPFASWAALLEEPLNEQTMPDDAKAGDDLRAFYSQIGEQYFRVCRQAVKSAAPNTLYLGCRFAWVNDLAVRASAKHCDVIGFNRYEYSVADYQLPEGVDRPAIIGEFHFGALDRGLFHTGLKPTKNQQARADAYRDYLRGALQNPIWVGAHWFQYGDQAATGRGDGENYQIGFVDVCDTPYPETIQAARQIGDSMYQLRLEPVKMSSPIPAP
- the ispG gene encoding (E)-4-hydroxy-3-methylbut-2-enyl-diphosphate synthase yields the protein MTIQRNPTRAVPIGSICIGAGHPIAVQSMTATKTQNIDATVAQAEALRERGAGVVRIAVDSDKDAEALAEIRKQTTANLAVDLQENFRLAEKVAPFVDKIRYNPGHLYHHQREKPWQDKVRFLVEQAIEHDCAIRIGVNCGSVDPAKKEAGDPTDSITPMIRSAIEHCEFIDSMGFDRYVVSLKDSDPRQVIEVNRRFAEMRPDVPLHLGVTEAGMPPDGIVKTRIAFEQLIGKGIGDTVRVSLTLPNDRKPEEIDAGLSIVRDIYDGRVRSVVVFDDTQLNIISCPSCSRVENEAFIELAASVKEMTAYAQAYAITIAVMGCRVNGPGETDDADLGLWCGPAKVNLKRGTEALGAFGYDEILPKLKHELDQLIAKRQP
- a CDS encoding alpha-L-fucosidase, producing MQRTITATLVALTLSLLTHSAEAETFAPTWDSLSKHQAAPEWFQDAKVGIYFHWGVYTVPAYQSEWYPFFMHRPGDVFDHHVKTYGHPSKFGYHDFVPLFTAEHFDPEDWAELFRRAGAKFAGPVAEHHDGFAMWDSEATPWNAKDRGPKRDVTGELFRSLRTRDMKTIATFHHARNLQRYPVMPEPKEGVDRHFGSKSHYLNVEGYPTSSEDPELRRLYGNMPEAEWLDEIWFAKLKEVIDQYNPDIIWFDSWLNEIPEPYRQKFAAYYLNHAEKEGREVVIVRKQDDLPLSFTVNDHEKSREPKALPETWMTDDTISKGSWCYTNNLTIKGAPQVVHSMIDTVSKNGIMLLNVSPKSDGSIPDDQRAVLAELGDWLRANGEAIYATRIWQTYGEGPTQEPEGGFKSHAKFTNLQYSEKDVRYTQSKDGKNVYAMILGWPGAGKTVTLKSFGKLNPGASTEVDVVSLVEGGDSLQWSRDDDGLHVVMPAAAPNEIAIAIKIQ
- a CDS encoding BON domain-containing protein translates to MLAESTIAAISSVSSQRQALVRAALSRTSHQELSQIDASIVGDDVLLRGQLSSFYLKQVAQEVVRQTGVAKRVRNQIVVHPR
- a CDS encoding PSD1 and planctomycete cytochrome C domain-containing protein; translation: MTVFRWITCLLLVSAISSEAMSATPSFSHDIRPILSAHCFACHGPDEEERMADLRLDSPDDVAAMVVSGDADSSEMFARITSDDEDVLMPPADFGKPLTADQIEAIRQWIAAGAAYQEHWAFVAPTKQTPASVPIDSPTDAINHFVQQAIEEMGLVANPAADDRSLLRRVCLDLTGLPPNREQVDTFLSDASHDAYERLVDSLLASRHYGQHMGRYWLDLVRYGDTHGLHLDNYREMWPYRDWVIDAMNANMPIDQFFTEQLAGDLFPDASEAQRIASGFNRLNVTTNEGGSIYDEVFARNVIDRTDAFGTIFLGMTTGCSVCHDHKFDPLTMRDYYSLSAYFNSLDGKAMDANIKDHPPSMPVPTQQQLDEIAECEKELVALRTEMAGPIETVDASQRDWERSLSDQTAENSVVLHPTSVVSEAGVEMKTHEDGTVEVVGEAAAKDTTTLIAQLPANSAWKTLHLEALVEEPNDRVGLSSNGNVVLSEIVVEWNESDAEEGWMEVPVVHAVADVEQSDGSFAVKYAIDGKVKAQEGWAVHGHGPSGPRNAWFVLAPLLTESPDARLRIRLKYQSVYAKHQFRKIRLSLATTMPSVPESQRIVLGSMHSVGPFPVANTDLAYDQSFASEQSKFDPSESFRFEDQDYGWQHREDLPTVAVHRLGTVSDRASVMVLHQPLTAPSDQNVTLLIDTSDGHVVYLNDKEVARRQGPKTIRPLSEEYELNLKKGENRLYVKVVNHAEPSMFCFAFRSPAIDTGPQLAQLAGIPPSDRSDAETISLRKYFRSVVCTHPDWLLLGKLESGLLKRIEQIRSSIATTLIWKELKKPRQAHLLLRGQYDSPGEAVERRTPGFLPPMDDALPNNRLGLAKWLTSDSHPLTSRVAANRVWQQFFGIGLVKTSEDFGSQGQPPSHPELLDWLAVDFRENGWDLKRLTKAIVMSAPYRRSARIHPRAQELDPENRFLARGPRFRLDAEMLRDQALAISGLLVDDIGGPSVKPPQPSGLWQAVGYTRSDTATFSADSGDKVYRRSVYIFWKRTSPPPQMTTFDAPSRESCAARRERTNTPLQALLLMNETQYLEAARALAGRVFEQEHLKTPQDQVAWVFETVTVRPPQSKELEELVGLLHDLTVHYTQHPEQAAKLTGDSSADSAAWTLLCSTLLNLDEVVNK